The region CTTGTACATGTggcagagtatttttacattgtacttctacttttatttaagtaaaggatctaaattcTTCTTCCACTTCTCCTCAGGTTATATGAGTCCATTTCACCCTATAGTGCACCCCATTGTGTGTCtcattgtttctgtattttgaacatgttatgGATTACTGACTGTTTGTTAATATCAACAGATCAAAGGTCTCCCCTTTGGGAACATCTTCTCAGTCAGTGATGGACCATTGGACAACAGCACTGGAGTCATCTATTTTTATGTGACTCCAATGGACAACACTGTATCAGACCTGAATAGTAACCCCTACGCTTCTCTCACATTCTCAGAGGCTGAGGGAGAATTCTGCAGGTAGGCCCTAACATTTGACATGTCCCTCTACACTCAATGCCAGATTAATTTTCTAAAAGGTCCTCAGGCAAAAAATCAACTACTGGGTTCCCAAAACGTAAATAATCAAGGAACTGAAATTTACTAACTCAAAAGGGACCCTCTTCAGGACGGGCAATAAAGCAGGACCCACCTGAAGGACttaaggctgaatctcatttctctgtcttaccccctTCCTGACAGAGGAATGAGATTCAGCCTTTATCATGATAGTTGATATTGCGCTTATTTTCAAACTTATCAGTATAATTAATACAAATCAGTTGACACAGCTTTTTTGGCCCTTTGTTGCCAGTTTTGCCTGATTGATGATCCAACCTTGACTTAATGAAATACCTAGTCACTTAGGCTCAGAAAAGCCAGAACCCctatagtatgtgtgtgttccattGCTAACATGGTATTCTGTGTCAAGGCAAATGGTGTATGAGGCAGAAGATCCAAGATGTGCTCGACTCACACTAACAGGCAAGATGGTGGAGGTAGCCCCAGAGGAGCTCATGTTTGCAAAGGAGGCAATGTTTTCAAGGTAACTCAGATAATGGTAGATGTCGCATATGAATGCATGGTGGCTTCCATCAACCCTGAAAAGGAGGGGAAACCACAAAATTAGCCCCATGTATCATGTGTTGTTCTATTTTTGTAGACATCCTGCTATGGCGAAGTGGCCAGTGGGACACAAGTGGTTCTTCATGAAGTTGGAGTTGATCCAGGTCTGGCTGCAGGACTGGATCGGAGGCATATCGCTGATTCCACTGGAGGACTACTTTAAAGCTACGCCTTTCTGAGAACTTCCCTTTTTCTGCATCATGTTAGCCTGTACAGATCAGTTCCTCTGTCCACACCACAGACGTCACGCTGATAAAGGCCAAGAATGTGTGAAGAAGCAATGTGCAAAGAATATTTTTACTTATTCAAAGTTCTGTTCACTTTCACAAATCTTAATTTGTGAAAGTGGTTTTTTCTTCACTTATTCTCTTTTGCCTTGCAAAATCAATTttctgtgtttggtgtgtgaatgtattAAAAGCCAGTAGGCTAAATTGAATGGTCACAGTCGTCACATCTggcataaaaaaatgtcatttattataTTCTTTACAAACATAGTctattttatgagttttttgagacaaaaatggcAATTAGGAGTTCaagttaaattatattatttaatctaGTACCTGAAAATAATATTGTATAAATGTAATACCTATAATATATCTAAAGTGAGATTTTTTTGTGAACTGCTGTTTCCAAGGTTAAAAATGATCTATAATCCCAAATTAGCAATGTGTGCATGCTGCGTGCATACAAATGAAGTACCATGTTGTCTTACTCATAActtgaaaatgtattacagCAAAGTTCTGCTTTCATGCAAACTACAAGCCAGACTCCACATACAAAAAGGACCATTGGTGACAAATACTGACTTTGTTAAAGTTTTAGTTCTACCAACTAAATTCAGTTCAAGTTACGTTAATATCCCAGTTGGGAAACTTGATCTGCAGTCAGGAGGGCAAGattacaacaataaaataaaactacaaataaatgaaaagaaaacaatacaaaaatgttacCTTTATATTCAACATAGAACACAATTTTACACAATACTACAGCCGCAATCTCTATAAAACAAATTCCAAATGCAGACAATGCGAATCACGTGAACGCGTTTAGAAGGCCTGGACACTAGATGGCGCACTTTTTTCTTGTAGAATGAATATATTTTAAGCTGTTGTAACAGCCATGGAGAATCTCCACTAAGGCACAGGAGGTGGCGCTTTCTTCAAGAAAATAGCCACCATTCAGAGTTGCTCAACTCCAGCTATGATTGCACTacaggttgttttattttgaaggatgtCACCGGAAGACCCGCTTGTAGTTCACATACCagactgtatttcttttttttttattatttatttatttatgtttattcattcagaatacatatatacaaacaaacaaggcattaaaaacaaacaaaaccaatttcAAAACATAAACTGCATTCTGGACTGTATGTTTTTATAGTCTATTTAGTTCGTTTACAGCAgtttaaagatttaataaaacgACTTTCCCATCTGGAATTACATTTTAGATATCCATAATAGCATTTCTACTGGATACAATTGTATTCTCACTAGTTAGAATAGAAAATGAACAACTCCACAATAACATTTTTACTAGTAGAAATTGTAATTCAGGATATCTACAAC is a window of Etheostoma cragini isolate CJK2018 chromosome 11, CSU_Ecrag_1.0, whole genome shotgun sequence DNA encoding:
- the creg2 gene encoding protein CREG2, which gives rise to MMGRYFHLAVFANVLCLCQSYTLRSSVSWVVSSNDVVEDADLSDEVAPALLVDGAGLWKQAYPSSNVLGDSVESPGELVKQDNENMAQISSRLFSYRLEKVKKSGSSSPPPHQETARTARYIAHYSDWGHLSTISTQDKIKGLPFGNIFSVSDGPLDNSTGVIYFYVTPMDNTVSDLNSNPYASLTFSEAEGEFCRQMVYEAEDPRCARLTLTGKMVEVAPEELMFAKEAMFSRHPAMAKWPVGHKWFFMKLELIQVWLQDWIGGISLIPLEDYFKATPF